In Scatophagus argus isolate fScaArg1 chromosome 3, fScaArg1.pri, whole genome shotgun sequence, one genomic interval encodes:
- the LOC124056303 gene encoding sodium- and chloride-dependent GABA transporter 2-like, whose translation MEGEFLKANSLETPGQDKSLVKKTQLLDRGQWASKLEFLLAVAGTLVGLGNLWRFPYLCYKNGGGAFLVPYVLFLLACGIPMFLLETAMGQFTSQGCITCWRHFCPLFEGIGYATQVVIAYAAVSYIVIQAWAFFYLFSSFSAEVPWASCRNTWNTESCVEFDKKNASSNWTAPTNATTPATEFWERRVLGISQGIEEIGSLRWELALCLLLAWILCYFCVWKGVRSTGKVVYFTATFPYVMLVVLLARGLTLPGAMKGLAFYLYPDPTRLVDPQVWMDAGAQVLFSFGICQGSLTALGSYNQFNNDCYKDTFVLCLVNGGSSFVAGFAIFSVLGFMSYEQGLPISEVAASGPGLAFIAYPRAVAMMPLPQLWAICFFIMVILLGADTQFVSLECLMTSVTDMFPTVFRRAYRRELLLLCLCSVCFFLGLLLVTEGGLYFLQLFDHYVCSGNNLLLLSVFQSIAIGWIYGADRLYDNIEDMIGYRPWPLMKICWLFVTPIVCMGTFIFSVVKYKPLKFNKTYIYPTWAYALGWFLGLLCVLLVPLWIIFKVTQMKGTVWQNLRQLCNPDTKTHNTAKQPEQCPLNPDNALTPAASEYKANGGAEMEMQM comes from the exons ATGGAGGG GGAATTCCTCAAAGCAAACAGCCTTGAGACGCCTGGTCAGGATAAGAGTCTGGTGAAGAAGACTCAGCTGTTGGACCGTGGCCAGTGGGCAAGCAAGTTAGAGTTTTTACTGGCTGTGGCAGGAACTCTGGTTGGACTGGGAAACCTCTGGAGGTTCCCATATTTGTGCTACAAAAATGGAGGAG GTGCATTTTTGGTTccatatgttttgtttctgcttgcTTGTGGTATCCCAATGTTCCTTCTGGAGACGGCCATGGGACAGTTCACATCTCAAGGGTGCATCACCTGCTGGAGACACTTTTGTCCCTTGTTTGAAG GGATTGGTTACGCTACCCAGGTTGTGATTGCATATGCCGCTGTGTCATACATCGTCATCCAGGCATGGGCGTTTTTCTACCTCTTCTCGTCCTTCAGTGCTGAGGTTCCGTGGGCCAGCTGCAGAAACACCTGGAACACAG AGTCTTGTGttgaatttgacaaaaaaaatgcatcatcCAATTGGACAGCACCTACGAACGCAACAACACCTGCAACAGAATTCTGGGA gAGACGAGTACTGGGTATATCTCAGGGGATTGAAGAGATTGGTAGCCTGAGGTGGGAGTTGGCCTTGTGTCTCTTACTGGCGTGGATCCTGTGTTACTTCTGTGTTTGGAAAGGAGTGAGATCCACTGGAAAG GTAGTTTACTTTACAGCCACTTTCCCCTACGTGATGCTGGTGGTTCTGCTGGCCCGTGGACTCACTTTACCAGGAGCTATGAAGGGCTTAGCTTTCTACCTGTATCCTGACCCGACAAGGTTGGTGGACCCTCAA GTCTGGATGGATGCAGGGGCACaagttcttttctcttttgggaTTTGTCAGGGGAGTTTGACAGCTCTTGGCAGTTACAATCAGTTTAACAATGATTGTTACAA gGACACATTTGTTCTGTGCTTGGTGAATGGTGGGTCGAGTTTTGTGGCAGGGTTTGCAATCTTTTCAGTTTTGGGTTTTATGTCATATGAACAAGGACTACCAATATCTGAAGTGGCTGCTTCTG GACCTGGCTTGGCATTTATTGCCTATCCACGTGCAGTAGCCATGATGCCTTTACCTCAGTTATGGGCGATATGTTTCTTCATCATGGTCATCTTATTGggtgcagacacacag TTTGTGAGTCTGGAGTGCCTGATGACCTCTGTGACAGACATGTTCCCGACTGTGTTTCGAAGAGCTTATCGTCgagaactgctgctgctttgcctctgctctgtttgcttcTTTCTCGGCCTCCTTCTCGTCACAGAG GGAGGCTTGTATTTCCTCCAACTTTTTGATCATTACGTTTGCAGTGGAAACAATCTTCTCCTTCTTTCCGTGTTTCAGTCCATAGCAATTGGATGGATATATG GTGCAGATCGTCTCTATGACAACATTGAAGACATGATAGGTTATCGTCCATGGCCATTAATGAAGATTTGCTGGCTTTTCGTTACCCCCATTGTTTGCATG GGTACCTTCATCTTTTCCGTGGTTAAGTACAAGCCTCTCAAATTCAACAAGACCTACATCTACCCTACCTGGGCCTATGCTTTGGGCTGGTTTCTTGGACTGCTTTGTGTTCTCCTGGTTCCTCTGTGGATCATCTTTAAAGTGACTCAGATGAAAGGGACAGTATGGCAG AATCTCAGGCAGCTTTGTAACCCTGACACcaagacacacaacacagcaaagcaaCCTGAGCAATGCCCTTTGAACCCAGATAACGCTCTTACTCCTGCTGCCAGTGAATACAAGGCAAATGGTGGAGCTGAGATGGAGATGCAAATGTAA